One genomic segment of Ipomoea triloba cultivar NCNSP0323 chromosome 9, ASM357664v1 includes these proteins:
- the LOC116029306 gene encoding GDSL esterase/lipase At1g28590-like isoform X1 codes for MAQAYPNHRGLKVNSAISTLFLLLLLLIIPRPITAECYTSIFAFGDSLTDVGNRVILSDDPNSFKISHPPYGETFFHHPTGRCSDGRLIIDFIAEYYGLPYMPPSAAVMMNGGINGSDIEGGVNFAVVAAAAVDSAFYEERGIINTNTNRSLRVQMGWFKELLPFFCGTPSECQEKLKSSLFVVGPLGSNDYRNGLKQEKDIKEIRSYVPIVIGAISTAIIDLIELGAKTIMVPGTSPDGCLASVLTDFESSNKVDYDPDTGCLNWMNELDDYHNQHLQQQLDTIRYRNPGVDIIYADFYNISMELYRYPEKYGFIRSLAACCGVGGKYKFNDDVRCGDIGVKSCPEPWLHIEWDGYHMTERANKLVSMALLDGTCTSPPINTLCVSSPKFTYYG; via the exons ATGGCGCAGGCATACCCAAATCATCGTGGCTTGAAAGTCAACTCCGCCATTTCAACTTTATTCCTCCTCTTACTCTTACTCATAATTCCAAGACCCATAACCGCAGAATGCTACACATCCATCTTTGCATTTGGCGACTCACTTACAGACGTCGGAAACCGGGTTATTCTCTCCGACGACCCTAACAGCTTTAAAATATCCCATCCTCCTTATGGAGAAACCTTTTTTCATCATCCCACCGGTCGATGTTCCGATGGCCGTCTCATCATAGATTTTATAG CGGAGTACTACGGACTGCCATATATGCCTCCATCAGCTGCTGTTATGATGAACGGCGGCATAAACGGGTCGGATATTGAGGGAGGTGTGAATTTCGCGGTCGTCGCAGCAGCTGCAGTCGACTCGGCGTTCTATGAAGAAAGAGGGATAATCAATACCAATACGAATCGCTCCCTCAGAGTTCAGATGGGATGGTTCAAAGAACTGTTGCCATTTTTCTGTGGTACACCGTCAG AATGTCAGGAGAAGCTCAAGAGCTCACTATTTGTGGTGGGGCCACTTGGGAGCAATGATTATCGTAATGGacttaaacaagaaaaagataTAAAAGAGATAAGATCATACGTCCCTATAGTTATCGGTGCAATCAGCACTGCCATCATT gATTTAATTGAACTTGGCGCAAAGACAATCATGGTGCCCGGCACGTCTCCAGATGGTTGTCTAGCTAGTGTCCTCACTGATTTTGAGAGTAGCAACAAGGTAGATTATGATCCAGATACTGGTTGCCTTAATTGGATGAATGAATTGGACGATTACCACAATCAACATCTTCAACAACAACTTGACACCATTCGATATCGTAATCCTGGTGTTGATATTATATATGCTGACTTTTACAATATTAGCATGGAACTTTATCGTTATCCTgaaaaatatg GATTCATCCGATCCCTTGCAGCTTGTTGTGGCGTAGGAGGGAAATATAAATTCAACGACGACGTAAGATGTGGCGACATAGGAGTAAAGAGTTGTCCTGAGCCATGGCTTCATATTGAGTGGGATGGATATCACATGACAGAGAGAGCAAATAAATTGGTTTCTATGGCTCTACTAGACGGGACTTGTACGAGTCCTCCCATCAATACTTTGTGTGTTTCTTCTCCGAAATTCACCTATTACGGTTAa
- the LOC116029306 gene encoding GDSL esterase/lipase At1g28590-like isoform X2, whose translation MVLPHISHMAQAYPNHRGLKVNSAISTLFLLLLLLIIPRPITAECYTSIFAFGDSLTDVGNRVILSDDPNSFKISHPPYGETFFHHPTGRCSDGRLIIDFIAEYYGLPYMPPSASVMMNGGIKASDIEGGVNFAVTGAAAAHSAFYEERGIIDTTTNCSLRVQMGWFKQLLPFFCGTPSECHEKLRSSLFVVGPIGSNDYRNGLSQGKDIKEIRSYVPIVIDTIRATINDLIELGAKTIMVPDTSPDGCLASVLTDFESSNKVDYDPTGCLNWMNELNDYHNQHLQQQLDTIQYCNPGVDIIYADFYNISMELYRHSEKYGFIRSLAACCGVGGKYKFNDDVRCGDIEVKSCPEPWLHIDWDGYHMTAKANILVSMALLDGTYTSPPINTLCAPSMKFTYYD comes from the exons ATGGTGTTGCCACACATTTCCCATATGGCGCAGGCATACCCAAATCATCGTGGCTTGAAAGTCAACTCCGCCATTTCAACTTTATTCCTCCTCTTACTCTTACTCATAATTCCAAGACCCATAACCGCAGAATGCTACACATCCATCTTTGCATTTGGCGACTCACTTACAGACGTCGGAAACCGGGTTATTCTCTCCGACGACCCTAACAGCTTTAAAATATCCCATCCTCCTTATGGAGAAACCTTTTTTCATCATCCCACCGGTCGATGTTCCGATGGCCGTCTCATCATAGATTTTATAG CGGAGTACTACGGACTGCCATACATGCCTCCATCAGCTAGTGTTATGATGAACGGCGGCATAAAAGCGTCGGATATTGAGGGAGGTGTGAATTTCGCGGTTACCGGAGCTGCTGCAGCCCACTCGGCGTTCTATGAAGAAAGAGGGATAATCGATACCACTACGAATTGCTCCCTCAGAGTTCAGATGGGATGGTTCAAACAACTGTTGCCATTTTTCTGTGGCACACCATCAG AATGTCACGAGAAGCTCAGAAGCTCACTATTTGTGGTGGGACCAATTGGGAGTAATGACTATCGTAATGGACTTTCACAAGGAAAAGATATAAAAGAGATAAGATCATATGTTCCCATAGTTATCGATACAATCAGAGCTACCATCAAT gATTTGATTGAACTTGGCGCAAAGACAATCATGGTGCCCGACACTTCTCCAGATGGTTGTCTAGCCAGTGTCCTCACTGATTTTGAAAGTAGCAACAAGGTAGATTATGATCCAACTGGTTGCCTTAATTGGATGAATGAATTGAACGATTACCACAATCAACACCTTCAACAACAACTTGATACCATTCAATATTGTAATCCTGGTGTTGATATTATATATGCTGACTTTTATAATATTAGCATGGAACTTTATCGTCATTCTgaaaaatatg GATTCATTCGATCCCTTGCAGCTTGTTGTGGTGTAGGAGGGAAATATAAATTCAACGACGACGTAAGATGTGGTGACATAGAAGTAAAGAGTTGTCCTGAGCCATGGCTTCATATTGATTGGGATGGATATCACATGACAGCTAAAGCAAATATATTGGTTTCTATGGCTCTACTAGATGGAACATATACAAGTCCTCCCATTAATACTTTGTGTGCTCCTTCTATGAAGTTCACCTATTACGATTAA
- the LOC116029306 gene encoding GDSL esterase/lipase At1g28590-like isoform X3, which produces MVLPHISHMAQAYPNHRGLKVNSAISTLFLLLLLLIIPRPITAECYTSIFAFGDSLTDVGNRVILSDDPNSFKISHPPYGETFFHHPTGRCSDGRLIIDFIAEYYGLPYMPPSASVMMNGGIKASDIEGGVNFAVTGAAAAHSAFYEERGIIDTTTNCSLRVQMGWFKQLLPFFCGTPSECHEKLRSSLFVVGPIGSNDYRNGLSQGKDIKEIRSYVPIVIDTIRATINDLIELGAKTIMVPDTSPDGCLASVLTDFESSNKDSFDPLQLVVV; this is translated from the exons ATGGTGTTGCCACACATTTCCCATATGGCGCAGGCATACCCAAATCATCGTGGCTTGAAAGTCAACTCCGCCATTTCAACTTTATTCCTCCTCTTACTCTTACTCATAATTCCAAGACCCATAACCGCAGAATGCTACACATCCATCTTTGCATTTGGCGACTCACTTACAGACGTCGGAAACCGGGTTATTCTCTCCGACGACCCTAACAGCTTTAAAATATCCCATCCTCCTTATGGAGAAACCTTTTTTCATCATCCCACCGGTCGATGTTCCGATGGCCGTCTCATCATAGATTTTATAG CGGAGTACTACGGACTGCCATACATGCCTCCATCAGCTAGTGTTATGATGAACGGCGGCATAAAAGCGTCGGATATTGAGGGAGGTGTGAATTTCGCGGTTACCGGAGCTGCTGCAGCCCACTCGGCGTTCTATGAAGAAAGAGGGATAATCGATACCACTACGAATTGCTCCCTCAGAGTTCAGATGGGATGGTTCAAACAACTGTTGCCATTTTTCTGTGGCACACCATCAG AATGTCACGAGAAGCTCAGAAGCTCACTATTTGTGGTGGGACCAATTGGGAGTAATGACTATCGTAATGGACTTTCACAAGGAAAAGATATAAAAGAGATAAGATCATATGTTCCCATAGTTATCGATACAATCAGAGCTACCATCAAT gATTTGATTGAACTTGGCGCAAAGACAATCATGGTGCCCGACACTTCTCCAGATGGTTGTCTAGCCAGTGTCCTCACTGATTTTGAAAGTAGCAACAAG GATTCATTCGATCCCTTGCAGCTTGTTGTGGTGTAG